In Pigmentibacter ruber, a genomic segment contains:
- a CDS encoding TetR/AcrR family transcriptional regulator: MKRTYKGQNRKQQALNTKSRILQATKNLLISFNYSEITLQQIALAAGVSTPTIYALFKSKTGILKSLLDSATEAEEFSQMVIETKSSITLTEKLAHAAKMTKQVYSAEKELINTLHGLTGISGELNQLQKELEERRYSRQEETVKLFLQDSESCKQIDLKTARDIFWALTSRNFYHSLVVERQWKPEDFEIFLKQLLVKIFQK; the protein is encoded by the coding sequence ATGAAACGCACATATAAAGGGCAGAATAGAAAACAACAAGCCCTCAATACAAAAAGTAGAATTCTGCAAGCTACAAAAAATTTATTAATTTCATTTAATTATTCTGAAATAACACTTCAGCAAATTGCCTTAGCCGCAGGAGTCTCAACGCCTACCATTTATGCACTTTTTAAATCTAAAACTGGTATTTTGAAATCACTACTGGATTCAGCTACAGAAGCGGAAGAGTTTTCACAAATGGTTATAGAAACCAAATCGTCTATAACATTAACCGAAAAATTAGCACATGCAGCTAAAATGACAAAACAAGTCTACTCCGCTGAAAAAGAATTAATAAATACTTTACATGGTTTAACAGGAATTTCCGGAGAATTAAATCAATTACAAAAAGAATTAGAAGAAAGAAGATATTCAAGACAAGAAGAAACAGTAAAATTATTTTTACAGGACTCTGAAAGTTGTAAGCAAATCGATCTCAAAACAGCTCGTGATATTTTTTGGGCATTAACTAGTAGAAATTTTTATCACTCATTAGTTGTTGAAAGACAGTGGAAACCAGAAGATTTTGAAATATTTCTAAAACAATTATTAGTTAAAATATTTCAAAAGTGA
- a CDS encoding polyprenyl synthetase family protein: MTDSIQHIENIIKIIENDILESKLAFAQEKICLQEFSEIAEAFQYPLIAGGKRIRPLLTLLCAGSIGGERAIQNARNAALALEMVHTYSLVHDDLPCMDNDDLRRGKPTTHKVYGEAKGLLVGDALLTDAFFHLAHTKCKLTEYLKSLIQELSLCSGANGMITGQWLDISLTGKHDLIWEQIELIHKNKTGKLLGCAFVFGYICGLNVLKTDVIHEHFILNKGKLRQAGEFVGIAFQIIDDILDTTGSSQSLGKTAGKDQAQNKTTSVSILGLEKAQNLASEFTEKAYHLLESVFANFPASSENETYKNLLFYQLEQLLVRKY, encoded by the coding sequence ATGACAGATTCTATACAACATATTGAAAATATTATAAAAATAATAGAAAATGATATTCTTGAATCAAAACTAGCCTTTGCACAAGAAAAGATATGTCTACAAGAATTTTCTGAAATCGCTGAGGCTTTTCAATATCCTTTAATAGCTGGCGGCAAAAGAATCCGTCCTTTACTCACTCTACTTTGCGCAGGAAGTATTGGAGGAGAAAGGGCTATTCAAAATGCTAGAAATGCCGCTTTAGCCTTAGAAATGGTTCATACTTATTCACTTGTGCACGATGACCTCCCCTGTATGGATAATGATGATCTACGGAGAGGAAAACCAACCACTCATAAAGTTTATGGTGAAGCCAAAGGCCTGCTTGTTGGGGATGCTTTGTTAACAGATGCATTTTTCCACCTTGCGCATACAAAATGTAAATTAACAGAATATTTAAAAAGCCTTATTCAAGAGTTAAGTCTTTGTTCAGGGGCAAATGGAATGATTACGGGGCAGTGGTTAGATATCAGTTTAACCGGTAAGCATGATCTTATTTGGGAACAAATAGAATTAATTCATAAAAACAAGACAGGTAAGTTGTTGGGTTGTGCTTTTGTATTTGGATATATTTGCGGCTTAAACGTTCTAAAAACTGATGTAATTCATGAACATTTTATTTTAAATAAAGGTAAATTAAGACAAGCTGGAGAATTTGTAGGGATTGCTTTTCAAATTATAGATGACATTTTAGATACAACAGGCTCAAGCCAAAGTTTAGGAAAAACAGCTGGAAAAGACCAAGCTCAAAACAAAACAACTTCTGTATCAATATTAGGTTTAGAAAAAGCACAAAATTTGGCCTCTGAATTTACAGAGAAAGCTTATCATTTATTAGAAAGTGTTTTCGCAAATTTTCCCGCCTCAAGCGAAAATGAAACTTATAAAAATTTACTCTTTTATCAATTAGAACAATTACTAGTAAGAAAATATTAA
- a CDS encoding sensor histidine kinase codes for MKKNNDLEDLDLEDLKHQWLAMIDTIADPLVFIDDHYNILRINKAYLQIAKKYNPEATYNTLINKKCFSAFANKQEPCNDCLLNEAKVNKPDIEWTTDHLFPNETFTVRAHVMEKTPEHKEGRYVIHYRNVTLQKQLQKSLAHADKLAAIGKLAGGIAHELNSPLAGVLAFTQILLSEIDSNNRHKEDLEQIEIGAKKCKEIVENLLSFARQDGKTEHFTDVNLVLELEKTLKLAKGFLQQKHIQTVWEIENSEGVILGNSGQIGQIYLNLITNAIHAMKNGGVITFTKYEDQKNIFITIEDTGSGIKPENIDKIFDPFFTTKPIGEGTGLGLSITYSLVKQHGGEIKVKSVINEGTTFTLKFPKKM; via the coding sequence ATGAAAAAAAATAATGACTTAGAGGATTTAGATTTAGAAGATTTAAAGCATCAGTGGCTAGCAATGATCGACACCATAGCTGATCCACTGGTGTTTATCGATGATCATTATAATATTCTTAGAATTAATAAAGCTTATTTACAAATTGCAAAAAAATACAATCCTGAGGCAACATATAATACGTTAATTAATAAAAAATGTTTTTCGGCTTTTGCTAATAAACAAGAGCCATGCAACGACTGTTTACTTAATGAAGCAAAAGTTAATAAACCTGACATAGAATGGACAACAGATCATTTGTTTCCAAATGAAACATTCACAGTTCGTGCACATGTTATGGAAAAAACTCCTGAACATAAAGAAGGTAGATATGTTATTCATTATAGAAATGTTACTTTGCAAAAACAGTTACAAAAAAGTTTAGCACATGCTGACAAATTAGCCGCCATTGGAAAATTAGCTGGCGGTATTGCCCATGAATTAAATAGCCCTCTTGCAGGAGTACTTGCTTTTACTCAAATTTTACTCAGTGAAATAGATTCGAACAATAGACATAAAGAAGATTTAGAACAAATTGAAATTGGTGCTAAAAAATGTAAAGAGATTGTTGAAAACTTATTGAGTTTTGCCCGCCAAGATGGAAAAACTGAACATTTTACAGATGTTAATTTAGTTCTAGAATTAGAAAAAACTTTAAAACTAGCTAAAGGATTTTTACAACAAAAACATATTCAAACTGTTTGGGAAATAGAAAATTCTGAAGGTGTAATATTAGGAAATTCAGGGCAAATTGGACAAATATATTTAAATTTAATTACAAATGCTATTCACGCAATGAAAAACGGTGGTGTGATTACGTTTACAAAATATGAAGATCAAAAAAATATTTTTATTACAATTGAAGATACTGGCTCAGGAATAAAACCAGAAAATATTGATAAAATTTTTGATCCTTTTTTTACAACAAAACCTATTGGTGAAGGAACTGGGCTGGGATTATCAATAACCTATTCCTTAGTTAAGCAACATGGAGGGGAAATAAAAGTAAAATCCGTAATAAATGAAGGCACAACTTTTACATTAAAATTTCCCAAGAAAATGTGA
- a CDS encoding tetratricopeptide repeat protein produces the protein MAKNFLVFLVFVSLSTISCISRMNDYNEDKLLSENSDSTEANRLANNSKLDVLESSGKNHEFRIVDLENQVKKLNYLINDLTQDNNVSKKIISILKNDVSSLTEQLATNKKEIEIIKRGIRSGIFEDQGSGEKQSPANNGLSMLPDLNEGRDMYTEKKESPIIPNVSAMQMKETNLTDPTGPNQLIAEAEIKLRQAQYGEAILELNKLKKNYPNFDDKGHSYLLSSEAWLRLGEYNNVLNELRTYYIKFPNSPELTHAKLLEGQTYEKLNSKSKAALIYQEVITLSPQSIDAQNARDGLLRMRDAK, from the coding sequence ATGGCTAAGAACTTTCTTGTATTTCTTGTTTTTGTTTCTTTATCAACAATTTCTTGCATTAGTAGAATGAATGATTATAATGAAGATAAATTATTATCAGAAAATTCAGATAGCACAGAAGCAAATCGACTGGCAAATAATTCAAAGTTAGATGTTTTAGAATCATCAGGAAAAAATCATGAATTCCGCATCGTAGACTTAGAAAATCAAGTAAAAAAATTGAATTACTTAATTAATGATTTGACTCAAGACAATAATGTTTCAAAGAAAATTATATCTATTTTAAAAAATGATGTTAGTAGTTTAACAGAACAATTAGCAACAAATAAAAAAGAAATTGAAATTATTAAACGGGGAATTCGCTCCGGAATATTTGAAGATCAAGGTTCAGGTGAAAAGCAGTCACCAGCAAATAATGGACTAAGTATGCTACCTGATTTAAACGAAGGTAGAGATATGTACACTGAAAAAAAAGAAAGTCCGATAATACCTAACGTATCTGCTATGCAAATGAAAGAAACTAACTTAACAGATCCTACTGGTCCAAATCAATTGATAGCTGAAGCAGAAATTAAACTAAGACAAGCTCAATATGGTGAAGCAATTTTAGAACTCAATAAATTGAAAAAAAATTATCCTAATTTTGATGATAAAGGTCACTCTTATTTACTGTCTAGTGAAGCTTGGCTGCGTCTAGGGGAATATAATAATGTACTAAATGAATTAAGAACATATTATATTAAGTTTCCAAATTCTCCTGAACTTACGCATGCCAAACTTCTTGAAGGACAGACCTATGAAAAATTAAATAGCAAATCTAAAGCTGCTTTAATTTATCAAGAAGTTATTACACTTTCACCGCAAAGTATCGATGCACAAAACGCTAGAGATGGCCTATTACGAATGCGAGATGCAAAATAA
- the rpmG gene encoding 50S ribosomal protein L33 — MRDIIKLICSGDGKIACSGNNLYSTTKNKKASTKKLELRKYCKYCRKHTIHKESK, encoded by the coding sequence ATGCGTGATATCATTAAATTAATTTGTAGTGGTGATGGCAAGATTGCATGTTCTGGGAACAATCTTTATTCTACTACTAAAAATAAAAAAGCTTCCACTAAAAAGCTTGAGCTTAGAAAATATTGCAAGTATTGCCGCAAGCATACTATCCATAAGGAAAGCAAATAA
- a CDS encoding leucyl aminopeptidase family protein: MKTLSQWLLSSPFNINLQSNEDLKLGVRQPKGVLVKLLTEEYFTENRSHYDFSYRIYGDLKSKTLYPLNDSGKEFFFIFPKEFPKSLGFDMPGKSHYLCYLGSLLSVSLLNLINKNPEIKNFLLEFETNFIDSFSSLKHEFFVGFLQKSISNKLNKNFSQEEKISINVSDINFSQMDIIRSISIHDSMCYTRSFVNMPPNILNPQSYEEFLEIIIDNEKKCLEEKAEIHMEVLSYEALKEQGCGLICAVGQGSLVKPRLIKLTYQPKHIVRKLPKISLIGKGITFDSGGYDIKPSSGMRIMKKDMGGSAAALGIYLACVKLELPVNLTCWLPLAENMISGNAMRPGDVYRAKNGLQIEIDNTDAEGRLVLADAMTFAIQDNPDWLIDLATLTGAARVSLGTMVDSLFGNHKFTTDLLYRTGIETGDWVWNIPLPADYESYLDSNISDLANSGSSGFAGSITAALFLQKFVGNTQWNHIDTYMWCDKPTFLWSEGSGATAKCVRLVTKAIEEYISNL, encoded by the coding sequence GTTGTTAAGTTCTCCTTTCAATATTAATCTTCAAAGTAATGAAGACCTTAAGTTAGGAGTCCGACAGCCAAAGGGAGTTCTTGTTAAACTTTTAACCGAAGAATATTTTACTGAAAATAGATCGCATTATGATTTTTCTTATCGAATTTATGGTGATTTGAAATCAAAAACTCTTTATCCACTGAATGATTCTGGTAAAGAGTTTTTCTTTATTTTCCCCAAAGAATTTCCTAAATCTTTGGGCTTTGATATGCCGGGAAAATCACATTATTTATGTTACTTAGGCTCTTTACTTTCTGTTTCTTTATTAAATCTTATAAATAAAAATCCTGAAATAAAAAATTTTTTGTTAGAATTTGAAACTAATTTTATAGATAGTTTTTCTTCATTAAAGCATGAATTTTTTGTTGGGTTTTTGCAAAAATCAATTTCAAATAAATTAAATAAAAACTTTTCTCAAGAAGAAAAAATCTCAATAAATGTGAGTGATATTAATTTTTCTCAAATGGATATTATAAGAAGTATATCGATTCATGATTCAATGTGTTACACACGTTCGTTTGTAAATATGCCGCCAAATATTTTAAATCCACAGTCATATGAAGAATTTCTTGAAATTATAATAGATAATGAAAAAAAATGTTTAGAAGAAAAAGCTGAAATTCATATGGAAGTACTTTCTTATGAAGCTTTAAAGGAACAAGGTTGTGGATTGATTTGTGCTGTGGGGCAAGGAAGTTTAGTTAAACCACGCTTGATTAAATTGACCTATCAACCAAAACATATTGTAAGAAAATTACCTAAAATATCTTTAATAGGAAAAGGAATTACGTTTGATAGTGGAGGCTATGATATCAAACCTTCCTCGGGCATGAGAATCATGAAGAAAGATATGGGTGGTTCAGCAGCAGCATTAGGAATCTATTTAGCCTGTGTGAAATTAGAATTACCTGTAAATTTAACTTGCTGGCTACCTCTAGCAGAAAATATGATATCCGGTAATGCAATGCGACCTGGTGATGTCTATCGGGCAAAAAATGGGTTACAAATTGAAATTGATAATACTGATGCCGAGGGACGTTTGGTATTAGCCGATGCGATGACCTTTGCTATTCAAGATAATCCTGACTGGTTGATAGACTTAGCAACTTTAACAGGAGCTGCAAGAGTTTCACTAGGAACCATGGTAGATTCCTTATTTGGTAATCATAAGTTCACAACTGATCTGCTTTATAGGACAGGGATAGAAACTGGCGATTGGGTATGGAACATCCCTTTACCAGCAGATTATGAAAGTTATTTAGATTCGAATATTTCTGATTTAGCTAATAGTGGAAGTTCTGGTTTTGCAGGATCCATTACAGCGGCTTTATTTTTACAAAAATTTGTAGGAAATACACAATGGAATCATATAGATACTTATATGTGGTGTGATAAACCAACATTTCTTTGGTCAGAGGGGTCTGGAGCAACAGCTAAGTGCGTCAGGTTAGTGACTAAGGCAATTGAAGAGTATATTTCTAATCTTTAA
- a CDS encoding substrate-binding periplasmic protein, giving the protein MIRNLFNFILVCFYFKAYANENITIARSEIDYIPNEYHENGKLTGFHIELINAVCKNLDWNCNFENYPWGRAQEQVKKGKCDAITYISINDERESYAYFNKNSILSETTYAFFITKNKLKKFRFTGDILKLAKKYNSLGLIKNYHYKDEIIKAPFQFEWSANEEASAIKLVNGRMNLFFGEVTSFHQNLKRLGYSKDIIQLKPEIYKIPVYLAFTKKLDFSKEDQEKALLKSQAFAKGMQIFKKTEQYQILLNKYSNLFAN; this is encoded by the coding sequence ATGATAAGAAATTTATTCAATTTTATTCTCGTTTGTTTCTATTTTAAGGCTTATGCCAATGAAAACATTACTATAGCTCGCAGTGAAATCGATTATATTCCAAACGAATATCATGAAAACGGCAAACTTACAGGGTTTCATATTGAACTCATCAACGCTGTCTGCAAAAATTTGGATTGGAATTGTAATTTTGAAAACTATCCTTGGGGAAGAGCCCAAGAGCAAGTAAAAAAAGGGAAGTGCGATGCCATTACATATATCTCAATAAATGATGAAAGAGAAAGTTATGCTTATTTTAATAAAAATTCTATTCTCAGTGAAACTACTTATGCATTTTTCATTACAAAAAATAAATTAAAAAAATTCCGTTTCACAGGTGATATTCTTAAACTTGCAAAAAAATATAATTCTTTAGGGTTAATAAAAAACTATCATTATAAAGATGAAATTATTAAAGCTCCGTTTCAATTTGAATGGAGTGCAAACGAAGAAGCCAGTGCAATAAAGCTTGTGAATGGAAGAATGAATTTATTTTTTGGGGAAGTCACTAGTTTTCATCAAAATTTAAAAAGACTAGGCTATAGTAAAGATATTATCCAACTTAAACCAGAGATCTACAAAATTCCTGTCTATCTTGCTTTTACTAAAAAACTTGATTTTTCTAAAGAAGACCAAGAAAAAGCACTACTAAAAAGCCAGGCATTTGCTAAGGGAATGCAAATATTTAAAAAGACAGAACAATACCAAATACTACTTAATAAGTATTCAAACTTATTTGCAAATTAA
- a CDS encoding nuclear transport factor 2 family protein: MNKSNLEIAKQYYAYIVDKNINKLSSLLHEEVEFVGPMSSIKKKENVLQAIEGYAQIVQNIEIIECFTNGEKVMLTYLLTFQKMTSRAAVQLNFKNRLIEKLELYYDPTPFINFRDRIFRN; encoded by the coding sequence ATGAATAAAAGCAACTTAGAAATAGCAAAGCAATATTATGCATATATTGTGGATAAAAATATCAATAAATTAAGTAGCTTATTACATGAAGAGGTTGAATTTGTCGGACCTATGAGTTCTATTAAAAAGAAAGAAAACGTTTTACAGGCAATTGAAGGTTACGCTCAAATTGTGCAAAATATTGAAATTATAGAATGCTTTACGAATGGTGAGAAAGTAATGTTAACTTATTTGTTAACTTTTCAAAAGATGACTTCCCGTGCAGCCGTACAACTTAATTTTAAAAATCGTTTGATAGAAAAGCTTGAACTTTACTATGATCCTACTCCCTTTATAAATTTTCGAGATAGAATTTTTAGAAATTAA